The genomic segment GGGTTAACCTCAGAATCTTCTTCACTGTGGAAGCTATCTTTTCCTTTTCTTCATCAGTAATTATTCCCATATCTTTCATCCAGTTCGGGTTCCTTGCCAGTCGTCCGAAAAACATAGCTGTTGCTTCAGTAGTGAAAGTATGAGCAGATGTTCTCAGGATGAAGGGAAGGTCTCTATCGATATATTTACTGTAAACACTATGGCCAAGCTCATGAAGGAGAGTTTCCATCCAGTTTACATCATTTTTTAAATTAACCATTATTCGAACGTCCCCTTTTCTATCTATATCATTGCTATAAGCATGGGGATATTTTTTTTCTCTTTCGAATAGATCGCTTCTTGCAAGAATGTCCTCCACAGGGAGTTCAAGGCCTCCATAGAACCTCTTGGCAAGTTCAGGAATGTTTTGTTTTGAATAATATTTGTCAAGATCAACTTTGTATATGTTGGGGGGATCCTGGAAAAAAGGGTCCTGATAATGCCATGGCATTACCCTTTCGATTTTTATTTCATATCTTTTCGATAACACTCCATCTATTTCATTCTTTAGTTCTCTAAATGGCTCATCTGTTAGGTGCTTTAATTCGTCAAAGATTTTCAACAAATCCTCTTCATTCTGTTCAGCCAGAGTCAGAGACATTATGTAATAGTTTTTGAACCCTAAATCTTTTGCAGCTTTATCTCTGAGTTTTACAAGATATTTGAGATCTGATTCAACTACTGATCCAACCTGTTTTGAAGCTTCCCATGCTTTTTTTCTTATCTCTGAATTCAGTTCTGTTTTGAGTATGTCTTTAATTTGGTTCATTGTGAGCTCTTTTCCATCCATTTTACCTCTGAAAACATTGAATTGATTTTCAACTTTGGTGGACAACTCAACTATTTGTTTTAGAAGAGCTGGTTCAATTTGATTTTCTAAATATGAGTTGTAAAGGATTTCCAGCTGGCGCAGAAGTATAGGGTCTTTGATATTATTTGAGGCTTTAAGTTCTTTAAGTATGGAAAATTCTTCTCGATCGCTGTAAATCTGTCTTAATTTTAACTGGAGCTCTCCATATCTGTCGTAGTCCTCTTTTTTACCAAAGGCACTCGCATCCCAGTAAGCTAAGTTTATATCTTTATACAAGGGTTCAATCTTAGCTGTATGATTTTTAATAAATTCAGAAAAACTTTTTTCATCTGGTTTCATATTTTCTCCTGATATCAAAAATAGAATTATAATTGCAATTATAACAATTAAAAAGCTTATTTTTTTCATCTCTTTACTCCTCTCACAGTTTTTTAGACAAATCTCGATATTAATTCTGTTGTGTCTGTTGTTTTTGCGATGGAGGTCGATGAGGAACTATAAGCCATGCAATAATATAAACAATTAATCCACCAATGATCCCTGTAAGAAAAGTGATAAGTATGTAGATTAATCTTATTAAACTTGAGTCAATGTTAAAGTAATCGGCTAAGCCTCCACAAAATCCAGCTATTTGTCTATCTGTTCTTGATAAATAAAGTTTTTTCCTCTCTTCCATTTACCCTCCTGTTAAACATTAAATATTTAATAGATGCTATATTTTACAGAAAAAATTTATAATTGGAAAATATTTTCCAAATCTATTTTTTTTCGGGCATCTTAAAAAATTCATCCTCAATTTCTGGGTTCAGTTCAATAGATTCTATTGTGATTTGACTTTGGGGATTGTTATTTACCCGTGCTTCAATCGAATGGGGAATCAATATCCCATTAACCTCCTTGTAATCCCCAAAAAATCTCTCAACATGTAAGGGAGTTCCCTGATAATCTACTGTTTCTGATTGCTTCAATTCGATGCAGGATTCTGTATCAAGAAAGAAGAATTTTTCTTTGCCATCCTTATATGTAATTCTTAACTTGTAAACTTCTGTTCCAGCCATATCTTCCTTGCCTAAGAGTTCAACTTTATGTCCCTTTTCTCTATAGTTCACCAGTGGACCATCAAAGTCAGCTTGCTCTTTTATTGAATCAGCCTGCATCCCTGTCATTTCCTGAGGGTCTTCAGAGCCGAGGAATGGCATAATCCACCAAGCTTTTTCTCCATCAAAGGCCTGGACAATTTTCTTGTCTTGAAATGTGCTTTCAATCCGCAACATGTTCGGTCTCTTTGCCCACATAACCATAGGCATTTCCACTGCCTGGGAAATAACTTTTCCTGTCATTTTTATACTCTGGATTGCCTTAAGCTTTTCAATACCACCTTTTTTCTCCAGATTTTTAGCGATAATTTCATCAGCTGTCTGAGAAAAAGCAAATGAAACAGCTAAAATTCCTGAAACCAGAAAAACAAGAATAGAAGTTTTTTTCATAATCTCCTCCTCAAAATTAATTCTGAGATTTTGATAAAACTCATTTTATTATTTATACGATAGTATATACAAAAAGTTTTTGATTATCATTTAAAGTCATTATAATATATCATTTTTTCCAAAGAACAAAATGACCTTTTCTAAAATTACAATATTTTATTTATTTCCCTAATAATGGAAATGAGTGTCTAAAAGATGAATTTGAAATCAAAATCCCTTCCCTTACAATTTCAATTTCTTCATCAAACTCTCCTTCTAACATTTTTTTTATCTCAATCAATTTCTTCATAATATTTCCAGATTTAGCAGGCGAATATTTTTCAGTTATGAATAATTTTGAAAATTGTGTATCAGGAACAATAAAAATTTCATCACTGCGAAGCTTGTATATCTCTCTAAAAACAACTTCAGATGCCGTTGGACGAAAATTAACTGAATAGATAATTCCTGAAATTTCTTTCGAAAGCTTCCCTTTCTCATCCATCATTTGATAGAGTTCATTAAATTCTATTCCTTCGGGAAAATTTCCTTTAACTGCTTCTTTAAATTCTTCAGAAGTAATCAGATATGATGATTTAAATTCTAAAACCTCATTTCTACATTCGATGCCGAGGGGAGGGGGTGGTGGAAATGAGAAAAGCATATGAGGATGATGGCCTTTTGAAAAAACAATTGAGATCCTTGATTTTCTGAATCCTCTTTCAAAAATTCTTATCAAGTCTAAATGGGATAGATATTTAGCCTTATCTTTTTTTGAGTAGGTGGCCAGATACCTTATCTCCTTCTCTGTTTTTTCCCCTACATAGTTTAGATTTAATTCTGGCTGCTCCAATGTCTTCTCTTTATAATATTTTTTCATTATTCTCCATAAATCACATTCGAAACATTCATTGCATCTTCTATCAAGACAATTGAAGGTCGCTTCTTCATTAAAAGCTTTCTTGAGTTCAGACTGAAGAGTTTCTTTCTTTATTCCTGTATCTATGTGATCCCAGGGAAGAGGAGAATCAAGAGGAACTGGTGATAAATATTTAGCTTTTTCCACATGGGAGTCATGTATCGCATTCTCCCATATGTCAGGTCTGAAAAAATCGCTCCATGCATCCAGTTTCGCACCGTATTGCCAGGCTCTTTCAATAAGATTTCCAATATATCTGTCACCTCTTGAAATCAATGCTTCTATTACACTCATCTTCACAGAATGGTTCTTAAAATTTACACTCTTATACTTTTTCAAACTATCTTTAATAAAGTGCAATTTCTGAATCAGGGCTTTTTCTTCCTCCATTCCAAGCCATTGAAAGGGAGTATGAGGTTTTGGAATAAAAGAGGAGACACTCAAATTTATTTTTACATCTTTTCCGGTTATCCTTCTTCCTATCCTCAATATATTCTTAACAATATCAGTAATCCCTTTAAGGTCTTCTTCTCTTTCTGTAGGAAGACCCACCATAAAATAAAGCTTCAACAATCTCCACCCGAATTTGAAACAGTTCTCCGCTGCTCTTACTATCTCATCATCATTTAATTCTTTATTGATGACTTTTCTCAATCTATCTGTTCCTGCCTCAGGAACTATCGTAAAACCTGTTTTTCTGACCTTGACAATTTCTTTTGAAACCTCTTCTTTTAGCCCTGAAGGTCTTAAAGATGAGACAGAAATTGAAATTCTTTCTTCAGAGAATATCTTCATCAATATCTTTAATAATTCGCTTAGATATGGATAGTCAGCTGTGTTCAAAGAACTAAGGGAAACCTCTTCATATCCTGTTGATTCCGTTAATCTCAGTAATCCTTCAACAATACTTTGAGGTTTTCTAATTCGATAGGGGCTGTAAATGGAAGTAGCCTGACAGAATCTGCAGCGCTGAGCACACCCTCTTGAAATTTCATATGAAATTCTATCAAATACAATCTTTCCTGATGGAACGACAATTTTTTCAGGGAAAGGATAATCATCCAGGTTTTTCAACACCCTTTTTCTTATTCTATTGTTATTCTCTGACATTGGAATTATAAAACCTGTTTTTTTATCGGATATCTCCTTCCATTGAGAAGGAACGTATACGCCATCAATCTTTGCCAGTTCTTTCAGAATTTGAGATTTATCATTCTTCAATGTTTTTTTTAATTCAAAGAAATTATCAATTATTTCAAATACTCCTTCCTCTCCATCACCTATGAGAAATAGATCAATGAAAGGGGAAATAGGCTCCGGATTAAAACAAGAAGGTCCTCCTGCGATTATCAAAGGCATATCCATATCTCTATCTTTTGACCGCAATGGAATTTTTGCGAGGTTCAGAATATTGAGCATATTTGCAAAATTAAGCTCATAAAGGAGAGAAACCCCGATTATGTCAAAATCTCTCAACGGAATCTTATTTTCAAGGGAGAACAATGGAGTTTCTCTACTCCTCAATTCTCTTTCGAAATCAACCCCAGGAGAAAAAACTCTTTCAGCAAGAATGTCTTCCCTCCCGTTCAGAAGGAAATAAAGGATTTTTATTCCAAGAGAAGACATGCCAATTTCGTAAAGGTCAGGAAATGAAAGGGCAATCTTTATCCTTGCTTTAGCAGGATTCTTCTTGATAGAGTTTAATTCATTGCCAAGATATCTGTGGGGCTTTTCTACATCATTCAATATATCTTCGATTCTAAAGGACATTTATTATAAATCAGAAAATCTGATATTTCCTCATTCTTATATTTATGATTAAAGCGATTATTATGAAAGTCGAAAGAAGAGATGACCCTCCATAACTCAGAAGAGGAAGGGGGATTCCAACAATAGGAAATAATCCTATCAGCATTGAACAATTTATAAAAAATTGAAAAATAATTATCGATGAAAGGGAAAAAGATAATAAAATTCCAGCTTTAGCCTTTGGTTCAAGGGATATCTTAAGAAACCTTAAAATAAACCAAAGATAAAGAGAAAATATAATTAATATTCCAAAAAATCCGAATTCTTCTGCAAGGACTGAAAGAATAAAATCTGTATGTTGAGCTGGAAGAAATTTAGATTGAGTCTGTGTTCCTTTTAAATACCCTTTCCCAAAAAATCCACTGGAGCCAATGGCTATTTTGGATTGGAGCAGATGATATCCCTCAGCCTTTGGATTGCTCTGGGGATAAATAAATGTTTTTATTCTTGCTTTTTGATAATCTTTTAAAACAAATTCCCACATAAACACTCCCGAAAGAAGAATGATTATTATTAACAAAAACACAAGTTTTGCCTTTATTCCTTTAAGAAAAAATAAAGATATGAATCCTGGAAAAAATGTGAGAGCTGTTCCAAAATCTGGCTGCAACACTACAAATGAAACTGGTACTCCAATGATAATCCCAGCATAAAATAACTCTTTCAACCCAATCTTTTCTCCTACCTTATCCACAAAATATTTTGTCAATAAAATCACCGCAGCAATTTTTGCAAATTCTGCTGGTTGAACCTGAAATTGACCAAAATCGATCCAGCTTTTTGCTCCTGCAATTTTTTTCCCTTTTATTAATAGATACATCAGAGGGATAATTGAAAATACATAAACAGGAAATGACCATTCAATTATCTTTTTGTAGTTTATCATGATTAAGACCAAAAAAATCACTAAACCCCCTAAAAACCATAGCATCTGCTTTATCAAGAATATTCTGGAAGTCTGATATGTACAGCTATAAATCATAGCCATACCTATCAGGCTTAAAACAATGGCAATGGAAAGTGTGAAATAATCAATATTCTTTATTAATTCTTTGGTGTGCTGTCCCATAAATATCTCCATAAATAATCGTTTTCTTTAGTGTGCATTTCTTTTTGCCCCATTAAAATAAAAATTCAGAATCTTTCCTGCAATCGGAGCTGCATTTTCTCCTCCCTTCCCAGCATGCTCTATTATTATTGCAATTGCAACTTCAGGATTATCTTTCGAAGCAAATCCTGTAAACCAGGAATGGGGAGTAATTCCTGTAGTAAATTCATTTTTATCCTTGATTATTTTTGAAACCACCTGGGTTGTTCCTGTCTTTCCACAAACATCAAATCCAGAAAGCCTTGCTCTTGCTCCTGTACCAGAATCGTTTACTGAACCCCACATCCCATCTATTATGTATTCAAAATATTCTTTATCTATATCTATCTCCTTTGGGTTCTGTTCAAAATAAAACTTTTGAAATTTATTATTCTCATAATATCCTCTTGCAACATGAGGAACTATTTTTTTCCCCCTGTTCGCTATTGCTGATACAAAATTTACTATTTGGATCGGCGTCGTAAGAATATATCCCTGACCGATGGAAATAGAAATTGTCTCTCCTGAATACCAGGGTTCTTCAAGATACTTCATTTTCCAGGAAGGGTCTGGAACCAATCCTGCCCTTTCGCCGGAAATATCAATTCCTGTGTATTCTCCAAGTCCAAATTTTTTTGCATATTTCTTGATTTTCTCAATACCCAATCTTTTTCCAGTTTTATAAAAATAAACATTACAGGAATGCTTTATTGCTTCATAGAGATTTAAACTCCCATGTCCCAATTCCTTCCAGCAGCGAAAAACTTTGTTTCCAGATTGATAAGAGCCAGAACAGGATATCCTCTCATCAGGATTTATTACTTTTTCTTGAAGTCCTGCCAGAGCTATAAGCAACTTAAAGATTGAACCAGGAGAATATTGTCCCTGAATTACTCTATTATAAAAAGGATAGTTCTCATCGGAGATGAAATTTCTCCAATCGGCCTCTGAAAATTCTGAAACAAATAAATTAGGATTAAAACCAGGAGAAGAAGCCATTGCAAGGATTTCCCCATTTTTAGGATTAATTAAAACTATCCCGCCCTTTCTATTCTCTAAATACTTTTCCACTTCATTCTGTAGGTCTATGTCAATCGTAAGAACCAGATCATTCCCTTTTTCAGGCTCCTTTCTTTCCAGTTCTTCAATAATTTTTCCTTTTATATCAACAGCATAATCAACCCATCCATCTTTACCTCTTAAAATCTTATCATACTGTTTTTCTAACCCCATTTTTCCTGTAAATGAGCCTGCTTTAATGTCTTTTGTTTTTGATATTTCCTCCGGGAATGCCTCTCCAATATATCCAAAGATATGAAAAGCAAGGGAGTTAAAAGGATAATTTCGAACCGGTTCTATTTGAAATTCTAATGGAAAAAATTCATCTTTTCTTGCTTCCAAAAAGCTCACCTTTTCAATTGGAATGTCTTTCTTTAAAACAAGCGGTAAATAATAAGGAGTCTTTCTTGAATTTAATATTCTATCAATAAAACTTTTTTTCCTGACTTCAAGAATGTTGGAAAGATTATCAATGTAATTGAATAATTCTGACATTCTATCTCTATCGATTGTTAAATTAAAAGAGGGTCTATTATCCACGATAACTCTTCCATTCCTATCATAAATAAAGCCTCTTGAAGCCAGGATATCCACCCTTCTTATTCTATTTATCTCCGCCAATTTCAGATAATTTTTATGGTCTACAATCTGAATCTTCCAGTAAAATATCAAAACAAACAATAAGGCAATGGAAACTATGTATTTTACAATGTTTATTCTCTTGAGCAAAGATGTCAAGTCTTCAGAATAATTTATTTTTTCCATTTCCCGATCAAATAAAAAACGAATCCCCCCAGAACTGCTGTTATAAAGGGTTGAAGCAACAATATCTTTCTTTCGGTCACACTGATTTTCAAATTTATCAAATGCAAAACGGACAGATAAATAAGAAGTTCTGTTAAGACTCCAGTTAAAATTATTAAAAAATAGCTTAAATAATTCCTTGTAATTATCCTGGATGAAATTTTAGAGATTAGATAACCCATAACTCCTTTTGAAAGCCCACTTACTCCTATTATTCCCGTTGAAAAGGAATCCTGAACTAATCCAGCTATTGTGCCAAGAGAAGTGCTTAGTATAGAATTTATATTCATTGACCAGTGAACAACAAAAATAGAGAGGAAATTGACCAGAAAAAACAGGTTATAATTTAGTTTAGAGACAGAAGTTTGAAACACAGATGCCAAAAGTAATGTTAAACCTATATATATTATCCGTTTCATTTAAAAATCACTAAAACTTCTTCGAGTTCTTCATAAACGAAATATGGCTTTACAGAAATTTTTTTAAACAATGAATTAGTGTTCTCAACCTTCACGACTCTTCCGATTTTTATTCCTTTTGGAAATATCATGTCATATCCAGAGGTTTCCACTTCTTCATTTTTTCCCATGGAATGGATATTCCTGATATAATTAAGAGAGCA from the Acidobacteriota bacterium genome contains:
- the mrdA gene encoding penicillin-binding protein 2; its protein translation is MEKINYSEDLTSLLKRINIVKYIVSIALLFVLIFYWKIQIVDHKNYLKLAEINRIRRVDILASRGFIYDRNGRVIVDNRPSFNLTIDRDRMSELFNYIDNLSNILEVRKKSFIDRILNSRKTPYYLPLVLKKDIPIEKVSFLEARKDEFFPLEFQIEPVRNYPFNSLAFHIFGYIGEAFPEEISKTKDIKAGSFTGKMGLEKQYDKILRGKDGWVDYAVDIKGKIIEELERKEPEKGNDLVLTIDIDLQNEVEKYLENRKGGIVLINPKNGEILAMASSPGFNPNLFVSEFSEADWRNFISDENYPFYNRVIQGQYSPGSIFKLLIALAGLQEKVINPDERISCSGSYQSGNKVFRCWKELGHGSLNLYEAIKHSCNVYFYKTGKRLGIEKIKKYAKKFGLGEYTGIDISGERAGLVPDPSWKMKYLEEPWYSGETISISIGQGYILTTPIQIVNFVSAIANRGKKIVPHVARGYYENNKFQKFYFEQNPKEIDIDKEYFEYIIDGMWGSVNDSGTGARARLSGFDVCGKTGTTQVVSKIIKDKNEFTTGITPHSWFTGFASKDNPEVAIAIIIEHAGKGGENAAPIAGKILNFYFNGAKRNAH
- a CDS encoding M2 family metallopeptidase; amino-acid sequence: MKKISFLIVIIAIIILFLISGENMKPDEKSFSEFIKNHTAKIEPLYKDINLAYWDASAFGKKEDYDRYGELQLKLRQIYSDREEFSILKELKASNNIKDPILLRQLEILYNSYLENQIEPALLKQIVELSTKVENQFNVFRGKMDGKELTMNQIKDILKTELNSEIRKKAWEASKQVGSVVESDLKYLVKLRDKAAKDLGFKNYYIMSLTLAEQNEEDLLKIFDELKHLTDEPFRELKNEIDGVLSKRYEIKIERVMPWHYQDPFFQDPPNIYKVDLDKYYSKQNIPELAKRFYGGLELPVEDILARSDLFEREKKYPHAYSNDIDRKGDVRIMVNLKNDVNWMETLLHELGHSVYSKYIDRDLPFILRTSAHTFTTEATAMFFGRLARNPNWMKDMGIITDEEKEKIASTVKKILRLTQLVFARWAQVMFRFERELYNNPDQNLNELWWETVEAYQFVQPPENREKSADWATKIHICSYPVYYHNYMLGELFASQLHYYIVNNVFKIDSDRNVSYVGRIDAGKYLREKLFLPGAKYRWDDLIKKITGEPLTPKYFVNQFIH
- a CDS encoding outer membrane lipoprotein-sorting protein; amino-acid sequence: MKKTSILVFLVSGILAVSFAFSQTADEIIAKNLEKKGGIEKLKAIQSIKMTGKVISQAVEMPMVMWAKRPNMLRIESTFQDKKIVQAFDGEKAWWIMPFLGSEDPQEMTGMQADSIKEQADFDGPLVNYREKGHKVELLGKEDMAGTEVYKLRITYKDGKEKFFFLDTESCIELKQSETVDYQGTPLHVERFFGDYKEVNGILIPHSIEARVNNNPQSQITIESIELNPEIEDEFFKMPEKK
- a CDS encoding TIGR03960 family B12-binding radical SAM protein encodes the protein MSFRIEDILNDVEKPHRYLGNELNSIKKNPAKARIKIALSFPDLYEIGMSSLGIKILYFLLNGREDILAERVFSPGVDFERELRSRETPLFSLENKIPLRDFDIIGVSLLYELNFANMLNILNLAKIPLRSKDRDMDMPLIIAGGPSCFNPEPISPFIDLFLIGDGEEGVFEIIDNFFELKKTLKNDKSQILKELAKIDGVYVPSQWKEISDKKTGFIIPMSENNNRIRKRVLKNLDDYPFPEKIVVPSGKIVFDRISYEISRGCAQRCRFCQATSIYSPYRIRKPQSIVEGLLRLTESTGYEEVSLSSLNTADYPYLSELLKILMKIFSEERISISVSSLRPSGLKEEVSKEIVKVRKTGFTIVPEAGTDRLRKVINKELNDDEIVRAAENCFKFGWRLLKLYFMVGLPTEREEDLKGITDIVKNILRIGRRITGKDVKINLSVSSFIPKPHTPFQWLGMEEEKALIQKLHFIKDSLKKYKSVNFKNHSVKMSVIEALISRGDRYIGNLIERAWQYGAKLDAWSDFFRPDIWENAIHDSHVEKAKYLSPVPLDSPLPWDHIDTGIKKETLQSELKKAFNEEATFNCLDRRCNECFECDLWRIMKKYYKEKTLEQPELNLNYVGEKTEKEIRYLATYSKKDKAKYLSHLDLIRIFERGFRKSRISIVFSKGHHPHMLFSFPPPPPLGIECRNEVLEFKSSYLITSEEFKEAVKGNFPEGIEFNELYQMMDEKGKLSKEISGIIYSVNFRPTASEVVFREIYKLRSDEIFIVPDTQFSKLFITEKYSPAKSGNIMKKLIEIKKMLEGEFDEEIEIVREGILISNSSFRHSFPLLGK
- the rodA gene encoding rod shape-determining protein RodA, which produces MGQHTKELIKNIDYFTLSIAIVLSLIGMAMIYSCTYQTSRIFLIKQMLWFLGGLVIFLVLIMINYKKIIEWSFPVYVFSIIPLMYLLIKGKKIAGAKSWIDFGQFQVQPAEFAKIAAVILLTKYFVDKVGEKIGLKELFYAGIIIGVPVSFVVLQPDFGTALTFFPGFISLFFLKGIKAKLVFLLIIIILLSGVFMWEFVLKDYQKARIKTFIYPQSNPKAEGYHLLQSKIAIGSSGFFGKGYLKGTQTQSKFLPAQHTDFILSVLAEEFGFFGILIIFSLYLWFILRFLKISLEPKAKAGILLSFSLSSIIIFQFFINCSMLIGLFPIVGIPLPLLSYGGSSLLSTFIIIALIINIRMRKYQIF
- the mreD gene encoding rod shape-determining protein MreD, encoding MKRIIYIGLTLLLASVFQTSVSKLNYNLFFLVNFLSIFVVHWSMNINSILSTSLGTIAGLVQDSFSTGIIGVSGLSKGVMGYLISKISSRIITRNYLSYFLIILTGVLTELLIYLSVLHLINLKISVTERKILLLQPFITAVLGGFVFYLIGKWKK
- a CDS encoding PspC domain-containing protein encodes the protein MEERKKLYLSRTDRQIAGFCGGLADYFNIDSSLIRLIYILITFLTGIIGGLIVYIIAWLIVPHRPPSQKQQTQQN